The following proteins come from a genomic window of Pseudomonas syringae:
- a CDS encoding glutamine--tRNA ligase/YqeY domain fusion protein, translating to MSKPTPEPAANSKAGPAVPTNFLRPIVQADLDSGKHSKIVTRFPPEPNGYLHIGHAKSICVNFGLAKEFGGDTHLRFDDTNPAKEDQEYIDAIMSDVKWLGFEWAGEVRYASQYFDQLHDWAVELIKAGKAYVDDLTPEQAREYRGTLTEPGKNSPFRERSVEENLDLFARMKAGEFEDGARVLRAKIDMASPNMNLRDPIIYRIRHAHHHQTGDKWCIYPIYDFTHGQSDAIEGITHSICTLEFESHRPLYDWFLDNLPVPCKPRQYEFSRLNLNYTITSKRKLKQLVDEKHVNGWDDPRMSTLSGFRRRGYTPKSIRNFCEMIGTNRSDGVVDFGMLEFSIRDDLDHSAPRAMCVLRPLKVVITNYPEGQVEKLELPRHPKEDLGVRELPFSREIYIDRDDYMEEPPKGYKRLEPNGEVRLRGSYVIRADEAIKDADGNIVELRCSYDPDTLGKNPEGRKVKGVVHWVPAAESVECEVRLYDRLFRSANPEKAEDGASFLDNINPDSLQVLTGCRAEPSLGQAQPEDRFQFEREGYFCADIKDSKPGRPVFNRTVTLRDSWT from the coding sequence ATGAGCAAGCCCACTCCAGAACCCGCTGCCAATTCAAAGGCAGGCCCAGCCGTACCGACCAATTTCCTGCGTCCGATCGTGCAGGCCGACCTGGATTCGGGCAAGCACAGCAAAATCGTGACCCGTTTCCCGCCGGAGCCCAATGGCTACCTGCACATCGGTCATGCCAAGTCGATCTGCGTGAATTTCGGTCTGGCCAAAGAGTTCGGTGGCGATACGCACCTGCGTTTCGACGACACCAACCCGGCCAAGGAAGACCAGGAATACATCGACGCCATCATGAGTGACGTCAAATGGCTGGGCTTCGAATGGGCCGGTGAAGTGCGCTACGCCTCGCAGTATTTCGATCAGTTGCACGACTGGGCTGTCGAGCTGATCAAGGCAGGCAAGGCCTATGTGGACGACCTGACCCCGGAGCAGGCGCGCGAATACCGTGGCACCCTGACCGAGCCTGGCAAGAACAGCCCGTTCCGTGAGCGCAGCGTCGAGGAAAACCTCGACCTGTTCGCGCGCATGAAGGCTGGCGAATTCGAAGACGGTGCTCGCGTACTGCGCGCCAAAATCGACATGGCCTCGCCGAACATGAACCTGCGTGACCCGATCATCTATCGCATTCGTCATGCCCATCACCACCAGACGGGCGACAAGTGGTGCATCTACCCGATCTATGACTTCACCCATGGTCAGTCGGATGCCATCGAAGGCATCACCCACTCGATCTGCACCCTGGAGTTCGAAAGCCATCGTCCGCTGTATGACTGGTTCCTCGACAACCTGCCGGTGCCGTGCAAGCCGCGCCAGTACGAGTTCTCGCGCCTGAACCTGAACTACACCATCACCAGCAAGCGCAAACTCAAGCAACTGGTTGACGAGAAACACGTCAATGGCTGGGACGATCCGCGCATGTCGACGCTGTCAGGCTTCCGCCGTCGCGGCTACACACCCAAGTCGATTCGCAATTTCTGCGAAATGATCGGCACCAACCGTTCCGACGGCGTGGTCGATTTCGGCATGCTCGAATTCAGCATCCGTGATGATCTCGACCACAGCGCCCCGCGTGCCATGTGCGTGCTGCGTCCTCTGAAAGTCGTGATCACCAATTATCCGGAAGGCCAGGTCGAGAAGCTGGAGTTGCCGCGCCATCCGAAAGAAGACCTCGGCGTACGCGAGCTGCCGTTCTCGCGGGAGATCTACATCGACCGCGACGATTACATGGAAGAGCCGCCGAAAGGCTACAAGCGTCTGGAGCCGAATGGCGAAGTGCGCTTGCGTGGCAGCTATGTGATTCGTGCCGACGAAGCCATCAAGGATGCCGACGGTAATATCGTCGAACTGCGTTGCTCCTACGACCCGGACACCCTGGGCAAAAACCCTGAAGGCCGCAAGGTCAAGGGCGTCGTGCACTGGGTGCCAGCGGCAGAGAGCGTGGAATGCGAAGTGCGTTTGTATGATCGCCTGTTCCGCTCCGCCAACCCGGAGAAAGCCGAAGACGGTGCAAGCTTCCTGGACAACATCAATCCGGACTCCCTGCAAGTACTGACCGGTTGTCGTGCCGAGCCTTCATTGGGGCAAGCGCAACCGGAAGACCGTTTCCAGTTCGAACGCGAAGGTTATTTCTGCGCGGACATCAAGGACTCGAAACCTGGTCGACCCGTCTTCAACCGCACGGTGACGTTGCGGGATTCCTGGACCTGA
- a CDS encoding peptidylprolyl isomerase has product MSKVKLTTNHGDIVLQLNAEKAPLTVANFIEYVNAGHYENTVFHRVIGNFMVQGGGFEPGMKEKKDKRPSIQNEADNGLPNKKYSVAMARTMEPHSASAQFFINVADNAFLNHSAKTVQGWGYAVFAEVIEGTDVVDKIKGVPTSSKSGHQDVPVDDVIIEKAEIIE; this is encoded by the coding sequence ATGTCCAAAGTAAAGCTGACCACCAACCACGGCGACATCGTTCTGCAACTGAACGCAGAAAAGGCTCCGCTGACTGTAGCCAACTTCATCGAATACGTTAACGCCGGCCATTACGAGAACACGGTTTTTCACCGTGTCATCGGCAACTTCATGGTCCAGGGCGGCGGTTTCGAGCCAGGCATGAAAGAAAAGAAAGACAAGCGCCCGAGCATCCAGAACGAAGCCGACAACGGCCTGCCGAACAAGAAGTACAGCGTGGCCATGGCCCGTACCATGGAGCCGCATTCGGCCTCCGCGCAGTTCTTCATCAACGTGGCTGACAACGCTTTCCTGAACCACAGCGCCAAGACCGTTCAGGGTTGGGGTTATGCGGTGTTCGCCGAAGTGATCGAAGGCACTGACGTGGTCGACAAGATCAAAGGCGTGCCGACTTCCAGCAAATCCGGTCACCAGGATGTGCCGGTAGACGACGTGATCATCGAGAAAGCCGAGATCATTGAGTGA
- the lpxH gene encoding UDP-2,3-diacylglucosamine diphosphatase has product MILLISDLHLEQERPDITRAFLDLLAGRARTAEALYILGDFFEVWIGDDAMSPFQLSICKALRALSDSGTRIFLMHGNRDFMIGKGFCKAAGCTLLSDPSVVQLNGEPVLLMHGDSLCTRDEGYIRMRRYLRHPLTLFILRHLPLSTRHKLARKLRNESRAQTSMKANDIVDVTPDEVPRIMQQFGVRTLVHGHTHRPAIHKLQIGDQAARRIVLGDWDRQGWVLQVDGQGFNLSSFDFVPETTALLN; this is encoded by the coding sequence GTGATACTGCTGATCTCCGATCTGCATCTTGAACAGGAGCGCCCGGACATTACCCGGGCGTTCCTGGATCTCCTTGCCGGCCGCGCCCGCACCGCCGAGGCGCTGTACATTCTCGGAGATTTCTTTGAAGTCTGGATCGGCGACGATGCGATGTCGCCGTTCCAGCTTTCAATCTGCAAGGCCCTGCGCGCATTGAGCGACAGCGGCACTCGAATTTTTCTGATGCACGGCAACCGCGACTTCATGATCGGCAAGGGCTTTTGCAAGGCAGCGGGTTGCACGCTGTTGAGCGATCCCAGTGTCGTGCAGTTGAACGGTGAGCCAGTGCTGCTGATGCACGGCGACAGCCTGTGTACCCGCGATGAAGGCTATATCCGGATGCGCCGCTATTTGCGCCATCCGCTGACGCTTTTTATCCTGCGCCACCTGCCACTGAGCACGCGCCACAAGCTGGCGCGCAAGCTGCGTAACGAAAGCCGTGCGCAAACCAGCATGAAAGCCAATGACATTGTCGACGTGACCCCGGATGAAGTGCCGCGGATCATGCAGCAGTTCGGCGTGCGTACGCTGGTTCACGGCCATACCCATCGCCCGGCGATTCATAAGTTGCAGATCGGCGATCAGGCGGCCAGACGCATTGTGCTGGGTGACTGGGATCGTCAGGGCTGGGTGCTGCAGGTGGACGGGCAGGGATTCAATCTGAGTTCGTTCGACTTTGTGCCCGAGACGACTGCGCTGTTGAATTGA
- a CDS encoding DHA2 family efflux MFS transporter permease subunit, protein MSNNAPASFTPPSLLLCTIGLSLATFMQVLDTTIANVALPTIAGNLGVSSEQSTWVITSFAVSNAIALPLTGWLSRRFGEVKLFLWATILFVMASFLCGISQSMPELVGFRALQGMVAGPLYPMSQTLLIAVYPPAKRGMALALLAMVTVVAPIAGPILGGWITDSYSWPWIFFINIPIGLFAVLVVRSQMAKRPVSTARQPLDYIGLLALIVGVGALQVVLDKGNDLDWFESTFIISGSLISLVALTFFVIWEMTDKHPVVNLRLFAYRNFRIGTLVMIGGYSGFFGINLILPQWLQTQMGYTATWAGLAVAPIGILPVLMSPFVGKYAHKFDLRLLAGLAFLAMGLSCFMRAGFNTDVDFEHVAMVQLFMGIGVALFFMPTLSILLSDLPPDQIADGSGLATFLRTLGGSFAASLTTWIWIRRANQHHAYLSENISTFDPATRHALDSLGGASPQAYARLEQTLNAQAYMMSTVDYFYLLGWIFAGLILLVWLAKPPFAAKAGPAAGGGH, encoded by the coding sequence ATGAGCAACAATGCCCCCGCTTCTTTCACCCCGCCAAGCCTGTTGCTGTGCACCATCGGCCTGTCGCTGGCGACGTTCATGCAGGTGCTCGACACCACCATTGCCAACGTCGCGCTGCCGACCATCGCCGGCAACCTGGGGGTCAGCTCGGAGCAGAGCACCTGGGTGATTACCTCGTTTGCAGTCAGTAACGCGATTGCCTTGCCGCTGACTGGCTGGCTGAGTCGGCGCTTTGGCGAGGTCAAACTGTTTCTGTGGGCCACCATCCTGTTCGTGATGGCTTCGTTTTTGTGCGGTATTTCCCAATCCATGCCAGAACTGGTTGGCTTTCGGGCACTGCAGGGCATGGTGGCCGGGCCGCTGTATCCGATGAGCCAGACCCTGCTGATTGCGGTGTATCCGCCTGCAAAAAGGGGGATGGCATTGGCATTGCTGGCCATGGTCACGGTGGTTGCGCCGATTGCCGGGCCAATTCTTGGCGGCTGGATCACTGACAGTTACAGCTGGCCGTGGATCTTCTTCATCAACATTCCCATCGGCCTGTTCGCGGTACTGGTGGTGCGCTCGCAAATGGCCAAGCGGCCGGTCAGTACCGCGCGGCAGCCGCTGGATTACATTGGTTTGCTGGCGTTGATCGTCGGCGTCGGCGCGTTGCAGGTTGTGCTCGACAAGGGCAATGATCTGGACTGGTTCGAATCGACCTTCATTATATCCGGATCGCTGATTTCGCTGGTTGCGTTGACGTTCTTCGTGATCTGGGAAATGACCGACAAGCACCCGGTCGTCAACCTGAGGCTGTTTGCCTACCGCAATTTCCGGATTGGTACGCTGGTCATGATCGGCGGTTATTCGGGCTTTTTCGGCATTAACCTGATACTGCCGCAGTGGTTGCAGACCCAAATGGGCTATACCGCGACCTGGGCCGGGCTGGCCGTGGCGCCGATCGGTATCCTGCCGGTGCTGATGTCGCCCTTCGTCGGCAAGTACGCGCACAAGTTCGACCTGCGCCTGCTGGCAGGGCTGGCGTTTCTGGCCATGGGCCTGAGCTGCTTCATGCGTGCCGGCTTCAACACCGACGTGGATTTCGAGCACGTGGCCATGGTGCAGTTGTTCATGGGCATCGGCGTGGCGCTGTTCTTCATGCCGACCTTGAGCATCCTGCTCTCCGACTTGCCGCCTGACCAGATCGCCGATGGTTCGGGGCTGGCAACCTTTCTGCGGACCCTGGGCGGCAGCTTCGCGGCGTCGCTGACCACCTGGATCTGGATTCGTCGGGCCAACCAGCACCATGCTTACCTGAGCGAAAACATCAGCACCTTCGACCCCGCCACCCGCCACGCCCTCGACAGCCTGGGGGGTGCCAGCCCGCAGGCCTATGCGCGGCTGGAGCAGACCCTCAACGCACAGGCCTACATGATGTCCACGGTGGATTACTTCTACTTGCTGGGCTGGATATTCGCGGGGCTGATTCTGCTGGTCTGGCTGGCCAAACCCCCATTCGCCGCCAAGGCCGGGCCTGCGGCAGGGGGAGGGCACTAG
- a CDS encoding HlyD family efflux transporter periplasmic adaptor subunit, giving the protein MATAATENTSETSQKKDANPGKRRFLLIVLAIIVVLCGLGIWAWYEVYGQWSEETDDAYVNGNVVEITPLVTGTVISIGADDGDLVHEGQVLLKFDPSDAEVSLQSAEANLGKVVRQVRGLYSNVDGMKAQLAAQRTAVQTAQDNYNRRRSLAAGGAISQEELSHARDSLTSAQSALNSLQQQLSTSVALVDDTVVSSHPDVKAAAAQLRQAYLANARSTLVAPVTGYVAKRTVQLGQRIQPGTATMAVIPLDQLWIDANFKETQLGKMRIGQPVEISSDLYGSDVKYSGTIDSLGAGTGSAFALLPAQNATGNWIKIVQRVPVRVHINPEELAKHPLRVGLSTTVEVNLHDQSGPVLAQQPRKQAAFSTQVYTEQLADADALITRLIHDNSASGGKTSAQR; this is encoded by the coding sequence ATGGCCACTGCCGCCACTGAAAACACATCGGAAACGTCGCAAAAGAAAGACGCCAACCCCGGCAAGCGCAGGTTTCTGCTGATCGTGCTGGCGATCATTGTCGTGCTTTGCGGCCTGGGCATCTGGGCCTGGTATGAGGTATACGGGCAATGGAGCGAGGAAACCGACGATGCCTACGTGAACGGCAACGTGGTCGAGATCACGCCGCTGGTGACCGGGACGGTCATCAGTATTGGTGCCGATGACGGCGATCTTGTGCACGAAGGGCAGGTTCTGCTCAAGTTCGACCCGAGTGACGCCGAGGTTTCGCTGCAAAGCGCCGAGGCCAATCTGGGCAAGGTTGTACGTCAGGTGCGCGGTCTGTACAGCAACGTTGATGGCATGAAAGCGCAACTGGCCGCGCAGCGTACCGCGGTGCAGACCGCTCAGGACAACTATAACCGTCGCCGTAGTCTGGCGGCGGGCGGCGCGATTTCGCAGGAAGAGCTGTCCCATGCCCGAGACAGTCTGACCAGTGCGCAAAGCGCCTTGAACAGCCTTCAGCAGCAGTTGAGCACCAGCGTGGCGCTGGTCGATGACACCGTTGTGTCCTCGCATCCCGACGTCAAGGCCGCGGCGGCTCAATTGCGTCAGGCGTATCTGGCCAATGCACGCTCCACGCTGGTAGCGCCGGTTACCGGTTATGTGGCCAAGCGCACCGTTCAACTGGGGCAGCGCATTCAACCAGGCACCGCGACCATGGCGGTCATCCCGCTGGATCAGTTGTGGATCGATGCCAACTTCAAGGAAACCCAACTGGGCAAGATGCGCATCGGTCAGCCGGTAGAAATCAGCTCTGACCTGTACGGCAGTGATGTGAAGTACAGCGGCACCATCGACAGCCTGGGCGCTGGCACCGGCAGTGCCTTCGCATTGTTGCCTGCACAGAATGCGACCGGTAACTGGATCAAGATCGTCCAGCGCGTGCCGGTGCGGGTGCATATCAACCCGGAAGAACTGGCGAAGCACCCATTGCGGGTCGGCCTGTCGACCACCGTTGAAGTCAATCTGCATGATCAGAGCGGTCCGGTGCTGGCGCAGCAGCCACGCAAACAGGCGGCTTTCAGCACTCAGGTCTACACCGAGCAGTTGGCCGATGCCGACGCGCTGATTACCCGTCTGATCCACGACAACAGTGCTTCCGGCGGCAAGACGTCCGCGCAGCGCTGA
- a CDS encoding MarR family winged helix-turn-helix transcriptional regulator codes for MKHFSPENFDSTLIGLLVGRTNALKDRMLDKYLLPYDVTFAQFKVLIIIAQFSTDTPVELCRHLSLDSGSMTRMLDRLEQKELIVRTRSATDRRQVRLALTEQGQTLSDLLPQIGADAMNDIFAPLDVEEVAALQRILTKVLVAADDHITLTRLSFNPKAKG; via the coding sequence TTGAAACATTTCAGTCCCGAAAATTTCGATTCCACCCTGATCGGGTTGCTGGTCGGTCGAACCAATGCGCTCAAAGACCGCATGCTGGACAAGTATCTGCTGCCTTATGACGTGACCTTTGCGCAGTTCAAGGTGCTGATCATCATTGCCCAGTTCTCCACCGATACCCCAGTGGAATTGTGTCGGCACCTGTCGCTGGACAGCGGCTCGATGACTCGCATGCTGGACCGTCTGGAGCAGAAAGAGCTGATTGTGCGGACGCGTTCGGCAACGGATCGTCGTCAGGTTCGCCTCGCGCTGACCGAGCAGGGGCAGACGCTTTCCGATCTGTTGCCGCAGATCGGTGCCGACGCCATGAACGATATTTTCGCCCCGCTGGACGTGGAGGAGGTTGCGGCGCTGCAACGCATTCTGACCAAAGTGCTGGTGGCCGCAGATGACCACATCACGCTCACTCGCTTGAGCTTCAATCCCAAAGCCAAAGGCTGA
- a CDS encoding tRNA-(ms[2]io[6]A)-hydroxylase has protein sequence MYPIPEIEAFLLCRTPDSWVQAALRNLDILLIDHANNEKKAAGAAFQFMFQYNDKFDLLSKMSRLAREELRHFEQVISIIRKRQIPLVNISSARYAGALRKLVRNHNPYRLTDALIVGAIVEARSCERFAALVPHLDEELAKFYGGLLKSEARHFQDYLKLAYSYGDKADIDAKIEEIRLAERELIESPDEEFRFHSGVPAEVPAAA, from the coding sequence ATGTACCCGATCCCTGAAATCGAAGCCTTTCTGCTCTGCCGCACGCCCGACAGCTGGGTTCAGGCTGCACTGCGCAACCTGGACATCCTGTTGATCGATCATGCGAACAACGAGAAGAAGGCCGCCGGGGCCGCGTTTCAGTTCATGTTCCAGTACAACGACAAATTCGACCTGCTGAGCAAGATGTCGCGTCTGGCCCGCGAAGAGCTGCGCCATTTCGAGCAGGTGATCAGCATCATCCGCAAGCGCCAGATCCCGCTGGTCAATATCAGCTCGGCACGCTACGCCGGAGCGTTGCGCAAACTCGTGCGCAATCACAACCCGTACCGGCTGACCGACGCGCTGATCGTCGGCGCTATCGTCGAGGCGCGCTCCTGCGAGCGTTTCGCTGCGCTGGTGCCGCACCTGGATGAAGAGCTGGCGAAGTTCTACGGCGGCCTGCTGAAGTCCGAAGCGCGGCATTTTCAGGACTACCTGAAGCTCGCCTACAGCTACGGCGACAAGGCCGATATCGATGCCAAGATCGAAGAAATCCGCCTGGCCGAGCGCGAGCTGATCGAAAGCCCGGACGAAGAGTTCCGTTTTCACAGCGGCGTACCTGCTGAGGTGCCTGCCGCTGCCTGA
- a CDS encoding DUF1289 domain-containing protein has protein sequence MPDYIIKTPCVGLCSTVYGDLVCRGCKRFHHEVIHWNGYNEDEKRAVWLRLEQLLVQVMTAKLEIFDADKLRMQLTQRKIRFVPHQSEYCWAYQLIARGARVISQVEAYGFVLLPEFRDWTLPELRDAIDREFFLLSEAHYQRYIAPGFLKDAFGA, from the coding sequence ATGCCTGATTACATCATCAAGACACCTTGCGTCGGCCTTTGCTCCACTGTTTACGGGGATCTGGTGTGCCGTGGCTGCAAACGCTTCCATCACGAGGTCATCCATTGGAATGGCTACAACGAAGATGAAAAAAGAGCGGTGTGGCTGCGTCTGGAGCAATTGCTGGTTCAGGTGATGACCGCCAAGCTTGAAATCTTCGATGCCGACAAGCTGCGCATGCAGCTCACCCAGCGCAAGATCCGCTTCGTGCCGCATCAGTCCGAGTATTGCTGGGCCTATCAGTTGATCGCACGCGGCGCGCGGGTCATCAGTCAGGTCGAGGCCTACGGTTTCGTGTTGTTGCCGGAGTTTCGTGACTGGACGTTGCCGGAGCTGCGCGACGCGATCGACCGAGAGTTCTTCCTGCTGTCCGAGGCGCACTATCAGCGCTACATCGCGCCAGGCTTCTTAAAAGATGCATTTGGCGCCTGA
- the acnB gene encoding bifunctional aconitate hydratase 2/2-methylisocitrate dehydratase, which translates to MLEAYRKHIEERAAQGIVPQPLNAEQTAGLVELLKNPPAGEEAFLVDLITNRIPPGVDEAAYVKAGFLSALAKGEATSPLIDKKRATELLGTMQGGYNIVTLVELLDDATLAPVAAEQLKHTLLMFDAFHDVAEKAKNGNAHAKAVVQSWADGEWFKKRPTLADKISLRVFKVTGETNTDDLSPAPDAWSRPDIPLHALAMLKMAREGIVPDVQGSIGPMKQIEEMRGQGFPIAYVGDVVGTGSSRKSATNSVLWFFGDDVPYVPNKRAGGFCFGSKIAPIFYNTMEDAGALPIEFDVSNINMGDVIDVYPYAGKVCKHDSDEVITTFEMKTPVLLDEVRAGGRIPLIIGRGLTDKARAELGLGPTDLFKLPEAPVDTGKGFTLAQKMVGKACGLPEGKGVRPGTYCEPKMTTVGSQDTTGPMTRDELKDLACLGFSTDLVMQSFCHTAAYPKPIDVTTHHTLPDFIMTRGGVSLRPGDGIIHSWLNRMLLPDTVGTGGDSHTRFPMGISFPAGSGLVAFAAATGVMPLDMPESILVRFKGKMQPGVTLRDLVHAIPYFAIQAGLLTVEKKGKKNAFSGRILEIEGLDNLSIEQAFELSDASAERSAAGCTIKLAKEPIIEYLNSNITLLRWMIGEGYGDARTLERRAQAMEAWVANPELMVADADAEYAEIIEIDLADIKEPVLCAPNDPDDARLLSSVAGEKIDEVFIGSCMTNIGHFRAAGKLLDQVKGQLPTRLWLSPPTKMDAHQLTEEGYYGIYGKAGARMEMPGCSLCMGNQARVEPNSTVVSTSTRNFPNRLGDGANVYLASAELASVASILGRLPTVEEYMGYANQIDTMAADVYRYLSFDQIAEFREAAANANIPALQV; encoded by the coding sequence GTGCTTGAAGCCTACCGTAAACACATCGAAGAGCGTGCCGCCCAGGGTATCGTGCCCCAGCCGCTTAACGCCGAACAAACTGCAGGCCTGGTCGAGCTGCTGAAAAATCCCCCGGCTGGCGAAGAAGCTTTCCTTGTCGACCTGATCACCAACCGCATTCCACCAGGCGTTGACGAAGCTGCCTACGTCAAGGCCGGTTTTCTGTCTGCCCTGGCCAAGGGCGAAGCCACTTCTCCCCTGATCGACAAAAAGCGCGCGACCGAACTGCTGGGCACCATGCAGGGCGGTTACAACATCGTCACGCTGGTTGAACTGCTCGACGACGCCACGCTGGCGCCGGTCGCTGCCGAACAGCTCAAGCACACCCTGCTGATGTTCGACGCCTTCCACGACGTGGCCGAAAAAGCCAAGAACGGCAACGCTCACGCCAAGGCAGTCGTGCAGTCCTGGGCTGACGGCGAGTGGTTCAAGAAGCGTCCGACCCTGGCCGACAAGATCAGCCTGCGTGTCTTCAAGGTAACGGGCGAAACCAACACCGACGACCTGTCCCCGGCACCTGATGCCTGGTCGCGCCCGGATATCCCGCTGCACGCCCTGGCCATGCTGAAAATGGCCCGCGAAGGCATCGTTCCAGACGTACAGGGCTCCATCGGCCCGATGAAGCAGATCGAAGAAATGCGCGGCCAGGGTTTCCCTATCGCCTACGTCGGTGACGTGGTCGGTACAGGTTCCTCGCGTAAATCGGCGACCAACTCGGTACTGTGGTTCTTCGGCGACGACGTTCCTTATGTACCGAACAAGCGTGCCGGTGGTTTCTGCTTCGGCAGCAAGATCGCTCCGATCTTCTATAACACCATGGAAGATGCGGGCGCTCTGCCCATCGAATTCGACGTCTCGAACATCAACATGGGCGACGTGATCGACGTTTACCCCTACGCGGGCAAAGTCTGCAAGCACGACAGCGATGAAGTCATCACCACCTTCGAAATGAAGACCCCGGTGCTGCTCGACGAAGTTCGCGCTGGCGGCCGTATTCCGCTGATCATCGGTCGCGGCCTGACCGACAAGGCACGTGCCGAACTGGGCCTGGGCCCTACCGATCTGTTCAAACTGCCAGAAGCTCCTGTCGACACCGGCAAGGGCTTCACCCTGGCACAGAAAATGGTCGGCAAGGCGTGCGGCCTGCCGGAAGGCAAAGGCGTTCGTCCAGGTACTTACTGCGAACCGAAGATGACCACCGTCGGCTCTCAGGACACCACCGGTCCAATGACCCGTGATGAACTGAAAGACCTGGCGTGCCTGGGCTTCTCGACCGATCTGGTGATGCAGTCCTTCTGCCACACTGCGGCCTATCCAAAGCCGATCGACGTGACTACCCACCACACCCTGCCTGACTTCATCATGACCCGCGGCGGCGTTTCCCTGCGTCCGGGCGACGGCATCATCCACAGCTGGCTGAACCGCATGCTGCTGCCGGACACCGTCGGTACCGGTGGTGACTCGCACACCCGTTTCCCGATGGGCATCTCGTTCCCGGCCGGTTCCGGTCTGGTCGCGTTCGCCGCTGCCACCGGCGTCATGCCGCTGGACATGCCGGAATCGATCCTGGTGCGCTTCAAAGGCAAGATGCAACCGGGCGTCACCCTGCGTGACCTGGTTCACGCCATTCCTTACTTCGCGATTCAGGCTGGCCTGCTGACCGTCGAGAAGAAAGGCAAGAAGAACGCCTTCTCCGGCCGCATCCTGGAAATCGAAGGCCTGGACAACCTGAGCATCGAACAGGCTTTCGAGCTGTCCGACGCCTCGGCCGAACGTTCCGCTGCCGGTTGCACCATCAAGCTGGCCAAAGAGCCGATCATCGAATACCTGAACTCGAACATCACCCTGCTGCGCTGGATGATCGGCGAAGGCTACGGCGATGCGCGTACCCTGGAACGTCGCGCCCAAGCGATGGAAGCCTGGGTTGCCAACCCTGAGCTGATGGTTGCCGATGCTGACGCCGAATACGCTGAAATCATCGAAATCGACCTGGCCGACATCAAAGAGCCTGTGCTCTGTGCGCCAAACGATCCAGACGACGCCCGTCTGCTGTCCAGCGTTGCTGGCGAGAAGATCGACGAAGTGTTCATCGGTTCGTGCATGACCAACATCGGTCACTTCCGCGCTGCCGGCAAACTGCTGGATCAGGTCAAGGGTCAGCTGCCAACGCGTCTGTGGCTGTCGCCACCGACCAAGATGGACGCTCACCAGTTGACCGAAGAAGGCTACTACGGCATCTACGGCAAGGCTGGCGCACGCATGGAAATGCCGGGCTGCTCGCTGTGCATGGGTAACCAGGCTCGTGTAGAACCGAATTCGACCGTTGTGTCGACATCGACCCGTAACTTCCCGAACCGCCTGGGTGACGGCGCGAACGTCTACCTGGCTTCGGCCGAGCTGGCGTCCGTCGCTTCGATTCTGGGTCGTCTGCCGACCGTCGAAGAGTACATGGGCTATGCCAACCAGATCGACACCATGGCAGCGGACGTGTACCGCTACCTGAGCTTCGATCAGATCGCCGAGTTCCGTGAAGCCGCTGCAAACGCCAACATTCCGGCCTTGCAAGTGTAA
- the mntP gene encoding manganese efflux pump MntP produces MNPISLLFLALAMSTDAFAAALGKGASLHKPRFIEALRTGLIFGAIETITPVIGWGIGQVAARFAESWDHWIAFTLLLVLGLHMIYNGLKHDDEEEQEKPGSHSFWILAVTAFATSIDALAVGVGLAFVDVNIMVAALAIGLATTVMVTIGVMLGRVLGTMVGKRAEIIGGIVLIVVGATILYEHLSAAA; encoded by the coding sequence GTGAACCCGATTTCCCTCCTCTTTCTCGCACTTGCCATGTCCACGGACGCCTTTGCTGCGGCCCTTGGTAAAGGAGCAAGCCTGCATAAACCGCGCTTTATCGAAGCGTTGCGCACTGGTCTGATTTTCGGTGCCATCGAGACCATCACCCCGGTAATCGGCTGGGGCATTGGCCAGGTAGCCGCCCGCTTCGCTGAAAGCTGGGACCACTGGATCGCCTTCACGCTGCTGCTGGTGCTCGGCCTGCACATGATCTACAACGGCCTCAAGCATGACGACGAGGAAGAGCAGGAAAAACCCGGCTCGCACTCCTTCTGGATTCTTGCCGTCACCGCGTTCGCAACCAGCATAGATGCGCTGGCGGTCGGCGTAGGCCTGGCGTTTGTCGACGTCAATATCATGGTCGCGGCGCTGGCGATCGGCCTGGCCACCACCGTGATGGTCACCATTGGCGTGATGCTCGGCCGGGTACTGGGCACCATGGTTGGCAAGCGTGCTGAAATTATCGGCGGCATCGTGCTGATCGTGGTTGGCGCGACCATTCTCTATGAGCATTTGTCAGCGGCGGCTTGA